The genomic window AGTATTGAAAGGATCTCCCAGTCCGATCAGATTGTCCGCTCCGTCAAAGAGACGGACCGTCGCGTTGGACCATGCCGATTTACCAGCCGGTTTCTCGCCTTCCTGGCTCCAGGTGGGCCTTTGATGCGCATCGGCGGCATACTTGACCACCCGGCGGGTTTCCGCACCGGCCGCCCCCCCCATTCAAGTACCGCTCCTCTTTCAACGTCCCATCAGGCCAATAGGCGTACGCCACTTTTTCGGTCCATACCGCTCCGTCGGCGGATGCGGCCTTTGCCTTCCATTGCAACTTGCCGGACGGCTCCCCTCCTGTGCAGGCCTGCGCCGGAGTCGCCTTGCGGTAGCAGAAAACCTCGTGATTCCCCTCTGGATGCCGGATCCAGCTGAGCCGCCCTTGGTCGTAGCCATAGGACGTGGGTGCCTGCGAACCGGCCGCCACCGTCAGCAAGCGCTGTTCCTGATATGTGGCTCGGGTGACGACACCATTGGGGTCCGTGCTCTCCGTCACGTTCCCCCAAGCATCGTACTCTCGGAAGGTGGTGACGTCAGGGGGAGCCGCCAAGGACGCGTAGACGGATACGGATTGCAGACGGTTCCGCCGGGGGCTGGTCTCGGTCCCAGGCCAATAGCGGTATTGCGTCAGGGGGTATTCACCCGGAGGGCAATCCGTTGCATTCGCGCTCGCGACGAAGCAAGGGCCGTGGACTTCCACCGTCCGGCCCAACGGGTCAGGAGCCGTTTCGCCCGAGGACACCCGTGACGTGAAGAAGAACGTACCCACCGAGCGATGGTCTACAGACCACGCTCCACTGGCCTGACGCGCACGCGTCCAACCCGAT from Stigmatella erecta includes these protein-coding regions:
- a CDS encoding RHS repeat domain-containing protein, which encodes MNGQVVLAKGGGAAWEFEPEVVETACQPGSNCCGAVPLKRTAKNTEGGLGNGQEGSTRLIKSFEILSNFGQKLEPRLYRSTDSCGAYNYACSPGTVQHEWTCSEAGSPGYEQARKDKRNNWEVYGYAQENGAVRSPLEMTSLKKGATDKNGTGALETEFFSYTYGPHGEQLLSTQERETLLGPAGERAKTSYIYEPGTTRQKAIIQSGWTRARQASGAWSVDHRSVGTFFFTSRVSSGETAPDPLGRTVEVHGPCFVASANATDCPPGEYPLTQYRYWPGTETSPRRNRLQSVSVYASLAAPPDVTTFREYDAWGNVTESTDPNGVVTRATYQEQRLLTVAAGSQAPTSYGYDQGRLSWIRHPEGNHEVFCYRKATPAQACTGGEPSGKLQWKAKAASADGAVWTEKVAYAYWPDGTLKEERYLNGGGGRCGNPPGGQVCRRCASKAHLEPGRRETGW